A window of Thermoproteus sp. genomic DNA:
TGGGATAGAGCTTCTCGTAGTTGGGGAGAGCCGCCAGTAGCGGTATGGCGCCCAGGGGGTCTATTATGGCGTAGAGCTGCGCCGCGCCCACTAGGGCGTCCGCTAGGGAGAACGCCGCCACGAGAGCTCCGTAGGGCTTTTATAAATACGTTAGGGCGGTATCCTCGCCACGACCTTCCTCACCTTTTTCCCGTCGGGCGTCTTGAAGATGGCCACCAAGACGCCGGGCTTTCCGGGCGGCTGGAGGACCCAGATCTTCTCGGGCTTGAGCATATACTTCTTGCCCTCTACCTCCACCTCGTATTCCCTCTCCAATAGGTCCGACATGATCTGTCTTTACGTCCTAAAAATATATCCCTTACTGCCCTCTCCGCATGCGCCCGACTGGGGGCAATATTTATAATTGGCGTATCATCTAGGCCAATGTTGCCGAGGGCGTTCATCACAAGCGTAGTGGGCTCGTGGCCTAGGCCTAAATGGCTTCTGGAGGCCTTCGAGAGGAGGGAGGCCGGCTTGATAGACGACGAGACGTTGAGGATCTATATGGACGACGCCGCTAGGCTGGCTATTAAGGACCAGGAGGAGGCCGGCATAGACGTAGTGACCGACGGGGAGCAACGGCGTACGAGCTTTGTGGCGTTTGTGGGGCAGAAGCTCAAGGGCTTTAGGATAGCTAAGGCCGAGGAGCTACATCCGGAGGCTAGGGAGATAATGAAGCGCTACAAGGCGCCTTTGACCATATGGCGCCCCGTCATATCGGGCTACATAGAGGACAGCGTGATAGCCGCAGACGAGGCGCAATTCGCAAAGGCCGTCTCGACGAAGCCCATAAAGGTGACTCTCCCCTCGCCATATTTAATCATGTGGGAGAGCTGGCACGCCAAGATCTCGGCGCCTTACTACCCCAAGCCCGAGGACGCCGCCGAGGCCTACGCCAAGGTCTTGAGGAGGGAGATCGCGAGGCTTATAGACGCCGGAGTGGCCTTCATACAGCTGGACGAGCCCATGCTGGGAGACCTCCTAGAGGCCTCCGAGAACGAGCCGGACCGCTACAAGAAGGTGGCCTCCGAGATATATGGACAGAAGTATAGGGGCCTTAAGGACGAAATTAGGCTGGCGGTCGACCTCGTCAATGAGGCCGTCCAGGGCTACGAGACTTCGGTCAGGCTCGGAATGCATTTAGACAGATGGCCCACAGAGGACTCGCCGGTGGTGGGCTACGAGAAGCTGGCCCCCGCCATATTCGACGTGAAGGTGAGACAGTACGTGGTGGAGTACAAAGCGCCGAGGATGGGCGACCCGGTGGAGTTCGCCAAGTTGCTCCCCACAGACAAAGAGATAGGGCTGGGCTCTATCGACGTGAGGGACCACAAGAGGGTGGAGACCCCCGAGGAGGTCATGGCCCACGTGGAGAGGATAGTCAAATATGTGGATCCCACTAGGATATGGCTCAACCCCGACTGCGGCTTCGCGCCCGGGCAGTTCAGAGCCTTCCCTAGAGATGTAGCTAGAGCGAAATTAAAGGCCATGGTCGAGGCCGCGAGGAGGCTGAGAGAGAAATATTGGTGGGTCTAACAGTTTTTTCTCTATTGTGAGGTGGATCACAATAAGGGAGCTGGACAGAGTCGTTCAAGACCCGGTGAACCTCTACGTGCGCGCCTCTTTAGACGAATCGGCGGAGTTGCTATACGGCGAGGGCTTTAAGGACACGCCGATACGCAACCCGGCCTTTATGGACGGCGAGCCTGTAGCTCTCGACGTGCGTAAAGTCCTACACGACGAGCTTGTAAGGATACACATACGGCTTTGGGACCTCGGCGACTATGTGGCCGGCAATGTCCACATAGATATAACCGCCATTGCGCCTCCTCTAATACGCCATGAGCCTCTCCACAACGAGGGTGTCGGGGCTGTGGCGGCGTTATTCGCCCTACATGGCTACGGAGTCGAGCTAGACGTGGAGGAGAGATACGTCGTAGTGAAGACATTTAAGCTTGGCGATAAGACATAACGATGAAGGTCGTCGTAAAGACCGTAAAGCATTACGAGGGGGCTGGCATAAAGATAGAAATCCCGAACGGGCCTACGATCATCGTGTCGCTAGACGGCCATGTGGTTAAATTCGAGAGGGGCCGTTACTACGCGGCGAGGTGGGTCGACGAGGGGGAGGAGCTCGACTATACGGAACAATTCGTCGAGAAGAAATACGAAATTGAGCTGTAAGTTTAGGGGGCCGGCCTAAACCAGTACGTGATGTAGTTCTCGCCTGGCCTCCTCCCCACCACCAACCTCATCTTGGCCCCCGGCCTCAGCGTCGCGGGGTCCGCGTCGACCCAAGCCGTTATGTTGAAGCCCTCGGGCATCTTCACGATCCCCACCACGTAGTCCTTATTGTGGGCGAAACTGGCGGGCTTCACGTTTATTACGGTCCAAGTTATCAACTCGCCTTCTCTAGACACCTCTCTCCATTCCACATCCGACGACTTACATCTGGGGCAGTCCGCCTGCGGCGGGAAGTACTTGGCGCCGCACCTCTTACAGACGGTGTAGTATAGCCTCTCTTGGGATAGGCCCTCCACGAACTTGGCGATTCTGTTGACCGACAGCTGGAACCTCAGCCTCAGCTCCCTCACGTCTACCCACAACAAGGCGCCGGTCTTCGGGTCCTTGTAGACTGGCAGCCCCGTGGCGGCCACAAGCTGGTCGAGCTGTCTGATCTGTTCGGCCTCGGCTTTGTCTAGATATTCCCTCAACTTCTGTATTATCGTGCTCATAGCGACAATATGGTGACGAATGCGTAGTGGCCTGTGCCCCCGACGTTGTGGGCCAGCGCCATGCCCTTCTTTATCGGTGCCTGCCGCCCCCGCTCGACCTCTTGTCTCAACTGCCTCGTGAGTTCTGCTATCATGGCCACGCCTGTGGCGCCTATGGGGTGTCCCTTGGCCTTAAGGCCGCCGCTGAGGTTTACGGGTATCACGCCGCCGATATACGTCTGTTTCTCTCTGGCCAGCTTGTAGCCCTCGCCTCTCTTGGCGAAGCCCAGGTCCTCGTAGGCCATTATCTCGGCTATGGTGAAGCAGTCGTGCACCTCGGCCACGTCTAGATACTTGACGGGCTCGTTGGGGTCTATGCCGGCCCTCTTATATGCCCTCTGCGCGGCCAGCCTGGCCGCCTCGAGCCCCGTGAAGTCGTCCCTCTTGCTCAGGTTGCTGGTGCCGTTGGCCGCGCCTATGGCCTTTATCCAGACGGGCGTGTCGGTTATCTTCTTGGCGACTTCCTCACTGGCCAGTATCACCGCGGCCGAGCCGTCGGTTATAGGCGACGAGTCGTAGAGCTTCAGGGGCCACGCCACATATCTAGACTTGAGGCACTCCTCTAGGGTTATGGGCTTTTGGAACTGAGCCTTGGGGTTCAGAGATCCGTAGTAGTGGTTCTTAACCGCTATCTCGCATAGATCGGCCTCCGTGGCGCCGTATTTGTTCATATAGGCCGTTGCGTGGAGGGCGTAGTAGCCGGGGAACGTCAAGCCGAAGTTTTCGAACTCCCAGAAGTAGTTGCCGGCCCTCCCTATGAACTCCACAACCGTCGGGGTTGGGGACTCGTTCATCTTCTCGACGCCCATGGCCATGACCACGTCGGCCTCGCCGCTGGCCACCATATGGTATGCAGTCCTCACCGCGGAGGACCCGCTGGCGCATGCCGCCTCGACCCTAATGCCACTGCCGGGAGTCAAGCCGCAATATTCGCCTACGACCACCGCCGGGAGGGGCTCGCTGGACCACCCCCCGACGTTGCCCACTACGTAGGCCTCTATGTCCTTAGAGTCAAGCCTGGCGTCGTCTAG
This region includes:
- a CDS encoding thiolase domain-containing protein → MRRVAIVGVGVSKFGYRPDVSLPELAWEAVKEALDDARLDSKDIEAYVVGNVGGWSSEPLPAVVVGEYCGLTPGSGIRVEAACASGSSAVRTAYHMVASGEADVVMAMGVEKMNESPTPTVVEFIGRAGNYFWEFENFGLTFPGYYALHATAYMNKYGATEADLCEIAVKNHYYGSLNPKAQFQKPITLEECLKSRYVAWPLKLYDSSPITDGSAAVILASEEVAKKITDTPVWIKAIGAANGTSNLSKRDDFTGLEAARLAAQRAYKRAGIDPNEPVKYLDVAEVHDCFTIAEIMAYEDLGFAKRGEGYKLAREKQTYIGGVIPVNLSGGLKAKGHPIGATGVAMIAELTRQLRQEVERGRQAPIKKGMALAHNVGGTGHYAFVTILSL
- a CDS encoding Zn-ribbon domain-containing OB-fold protein encodes the protein MSTIIQKLREYLDKAEAEQIRQLDQLVAATGLPVYKDPKTGALLWVDVRELRLRFQLSVNRIAKFVEGLSQERLYYTVCKRCGAKYFPPQADCPRCKSSDVEWREVSREGELITWTVINVKPASFAHNKDYVVGIVKMPEGFNITAWVDADPATLRPGAKMRLVVGRRPGENYITYWFRPAP
- a CDS encoding chromatin protein Cren7 encodes the protein MMSDLLEREYEVEVEGKKYMLKPEKIWVLQPPGKPGVLVAIFKTPDGKKVRKVVARIPP
- a CDS encoding cobalamin-independent methionine synthase II family protein, giving the protein MLPRAFITSVVGSWPRPKWLLEAFERREAGLIDDETLRIYMDDAARLAIKDQEEAGIDVVTDGEQRRTSFVAFVGQKLKGFRIAKAEELHPEAREIMKRYKAPLTIWRPVISGYIEDSVIAADEAQFAKAVSTKPIKVTLPSPYLIMWESWHAKISAPYYPKPEDAAEAYAKVLRREIARLIDAGVAFIQLDEPMLGDLLEASENEPDRYKKVASEIYGQKYRGLKDEIRLAVDLVNEAVQGYETSVRLGMHLDRWPTEDSPVVGYEKLAPAIFDVKVRQYVVEYKAPRMGDPVEFAKLLPTDKEIGLGSIDVRDHKRVETPEEVMAHVERIVKYVDPTRIWLNPDCGFAPGQFRAFPRDVARAKLKAMVEAARRLREKYWWV